In Gigantopelta aegis isolate Gae_Host chromosome 14, Gae_host_genome, whole genome shotgun sequence, the following proteins share a genomic window:
- the LOC121389108 gene encoding THAP domain-containing protein 5-like, with translation MVYCVAWGCQNQSRKGSGISFFRFPPEGDSRRNIWIHRCQRGEKGWTPKCTSRLCSAHFEKDAFARDPVEMAKMGYSNARISLKGTAVPTVFTNREFVENSVEMPIRRPRSAFQKRRNAEVLSEMVAVNLPVGITETSQTDGESYTEHEEASFEPPVSVSQPVTATKKTQTMTLKPKQRTRRIQTCILPTSVSVGVQCELLVAPPILSTTQVDAATSDEEEEEEEDSDVLCNADSDYEPESESEDSETCDSDTEMDDKAWELILILTYDNTEKDLAMAIVS, from the exons ATGGTTTATTGTGTGGCATGGGGATGTCAAAACCAATCAAGAAAGGGATCAGGAATCAGCTTTTTTAGATTTCCGCCGGAAGGTGATTCTAGAAGGAACATTTGGATCCATCGGTGTCAGAGAGGTGAGAAGGGATGGACACCAAAATGTACAAGTCGGTTGTGTTCGGCACATTTCGAAAAGGATGCTTTCGCTCGGGACCCGGTTGAAATGGCTAAGATGGGATACAGCAATGCAAGAATCTCGTTAAAAGGCACTGCTGTCCCGACTGTATTTACCAACAGGGAGTTTGTTGAAAATTCGGTAGAGATGCCGATTCGCCGCCCTAGGTCTGCTTTCCAGAAAAGACGCAATGCCGAG GTACTGTCAGAAATGGTTGCCGTGAACCTTCCTGTTGGTATAACAGAGACCTCACAGACAGATGGTGAAAGTTACACCGAACACGAAGAAGCCAGCTTTGAACCCCCTGTTTCGGTGTCACAGCCAGTTACagccacaaaaaaaacacaaacaatgacTTTGAAACCGAAACAAAGAACTCGCAGGATTCAGACATGCATTTTACCAACTTCTGTTAGTGTTGGAGTGCAATGTGAACTGTTGGTAGCCCCTCCAATTTTATCAACCACTCAAGTTGATGCTGCTACATCAgatgaagaggaagaagaagaagaggataGTGATGTATTATGTAATGCAGATTCTGACTATGAACCAGAAAGTGAAAGTGAAGATTCAGAAACTTGTGACAGTGATACTGAGATGGATGACAAAGCCTGGGAACTGATTCTGATATTGACTTATGATAACACTGAAAAAGACTTGGCCATGGCAATTGTGTCctag